The following are encoded in a window of Rosa chinensis cultivar Old Blush chromosome 4, RchiOBHm-V2, whole genome shotgun sequence genomic DNA:
- the LOC112200011 gene encoding transcription factor MYB36 produces the protein MGRAPCCDKANVKKGPWSPEEDATLKAYIEEHGTGGNWIALPQKIGLKRCGKSCRLRWLNYLRPNIKHGGFSEEEDNIICNLYISIGSRWSIIAAQLPGRTDNDIKNYWNTRLKKKLLGRRKQSGANRGSQDLKDASDDAHQALSSSALERLQLHMQLQNLQNPFSFYNNPALWPKLHPFQEKMIQTVQSMNDQNSANPLMMQQFSVPSHDQTVQGHKVNDHFYEQTTGALAIQEQYAKLCINPKMDELENALNGMSSSFISTSNPVDSTIVVAKPDMIEQQVNSSFQAQLDGINNSVGFTSQQQDDQIVEFDCFKEMNVSKDSLMWWANDFDNKSASSNSWDSTSVLQSQGMFQDYELGYNL, from the exons ATGGGTCGAGCTCCCTGCTGCGATAAGGCGAACGTGAAGAAGGGACCATGGTCACCTGAAGAGGATGCTACACTGAAGGCCTATATTGAAGAGCATGGAACTGGAGGCAACTGGATTGCCCTTCCTCAGAAAAttg GGCTCAAAAGATGTGGAAAAAGCTGCAGACTGAGATGGCTAAACTACCTGAGGCCCAACATCAAGCATGGTGGATtctcagaagaagaagacaacatCATCTGCAACCTCTATATAAGTATTGGCAGCAG GTGGTCTATAATTGCAGCCCAATTGCCCGGAAGAACTGATAATGATATCAAGAACTACTGGAACACCCGGCTGAAGAAGAAGTTGCTTGGAAGGCGCAAACAGTCTGGGGCTAATCGGGGAAGTCAGGACCTCAAGGATGCCTCCGATGATGCACATCAGGCGTTAAGCAGCTCGGCCCTCGAGCGACTTCAACTTCATATGCAACTACAAAACCTTCAGAACCCTTTCTCTTTCTACAACAACCCTGCACTGTGGCCCAAGTTGCATCCCTTCCAAGAAAAGATGATCCAGACCGTCCAATCCATGAATGATCAAAACTCTGCCAACCCTCTGATGATGCAGCAGTTTTCTGTCCCCAGTCATGATCAGACAGTGCAAGGCCACAAGGTTAACGACCATTTCTACGAGCAAACTACTGGTGCTTTGGCAATTCAAGAGCAATACGCAAAATTATGCATCAATCCCAAGATGGATGAGTTGGAGAACGCATTGAATGGCATGTCATCCTCCTTCATATCTACAAGCAATCCGGTGGACTCAACTATTGTAGTCGCGAAACCCGATATGATCGAGCAGCAGGTTAATTCGAGCTTCCAAGCTCAACTCGATGGCATTAACAACTCTGTAGGTTTCACATCACAGCAGCAAGATGATCAGATCGTTGAATTTGATTGTTTCAAGGAAATGAATGTCTCCAAGGACAGCTTAATGTGGTGGGCTAATGACTTCGACAACAAATCTGCATCATCAAACTCCTGGGATTCTACTTCTGTTCTTCAGTCCCAAGGGATGTTTCAAGATTACGAATTAGGTTATAACCTGTAG